Proteins encoded in a region of the Streptomyces sp. NBC_01471 genome:
- a CDS encoding AAA family ATPase, with product MRLHTLRIAAFGPFAVRQEVDFDSLSEAGLFLLHGPTGAGKTSVLDAVCYALYGAVPGARQTPGASLRSDHAPAGEPTEISLELSVGDRRLEVTRLPAQPRPKKRGEGFVTEKAQSRLREYDPLTGNWRSLSKSHQEIGEEITQLIGMSREQFCQVVLLPQGDFARFLRADAEARGRLLGRLFDTRRFAAVEERLAALRRTAGTQVLAGDERLLTLAHRMAEAAGTAADDWPLPADRPGEPGLAEAVLQWAAVARSGAGERLDIARAALSAAESRQAAARTALDDQRDLARLQERFEQTRRRADELANRRSEREELRARLDRARRAERVADALARRDDAVREHREAVGARERARRELPAELAEAGADQLSALERRLRQDLGALDAARRAERRSAEITAERAGLDRQAHADDEVIREAARWLADWDTVIRRCQDRIEAAQEAANRAEQLAGQLEPARRRLEAARARDRLSTDAAAAEGRLNAARERANAAHETWLDLRERRLRGVAAELAAGLLDGEPCAVCGAAEHPAPARPGAGHVDRAAEEAAYETHTRADEVRAEAEHALGAVREAVAEARAGAGSATAAELARLVDELQRAHAEAHSTAAGMHAAREERARAEREHTGRTAAQQQAERRSAARTSQREALEREQAAIEEELVRARGGAGSVADHATLLKHRMGFLDRAADAVRTVDTTAQRLKEADDRLADAAFRAGFDTPQAAAAELTGDSEQRSLQQRLDAWQAEEAALAERLAEQDAADAAGRPPADPGRARAEFDTAERAFLEASSVLDAAAQRCTALRRLSGQAADELTGLGPLRTEYDRVARLATLTAGTSADNERKMRLESYVLAARLEQVAAAATVRLQTMSGGRYTLVHSDARAGGRGRSGLGLHVLDSWTGRERDTATLSGGETFFASLALALGLADVVTDEAGGIRLDTLFIDEGFGSLDDQTLDDVLDVLDSLRERDRSVGIVSHVGDLRRRIPAQLEIVKEQSGSAVRHHSAGASR from the coding sequence ATGAGGCTGCACACCCTGCGCATCGCCGCCTTCGGCCCTTTCGCCGTACGCCAGGAAGTCGACTTCGACTCCCTCTCCGAAGCCGGCCTCTTCCTCCTCCACGGGCCGACCGGCGCGGGCAAGACCTCGGTGCTCGACGCCGTGTGCTACGCGCTCTACGGAGCGGTACCCGGCGCACGGCAGACCCCCGGCGCCTCCCTGCGCAGCGACCACGCCCCGGCGGGGGAACCCACCGAGATCTCACTGGAGCTGAGCGTCGGAGACCGCCGGCTGGAGGTCACCCGGCTGCCCGCCCAGCCGCGCCCCAAGAAGCGCGGCGAGGGCTTCGTCACGGAGAAGGCGCAGAGCAGACTGCGCGAGTACGACCCGCTGACCGGCAACTGGCGGTCGCTGAGCAAGTCGCACCAGGAGATCGGCGAGGAGATCACCCAGCTCATCGGGATGAGCAGGGAGCAGTTCTGCCAGGTGGTGCTGCTGCCCCAGGGCGACTTCGCCCGTTTTCTGCGGGCGGACGCGGAGGCGCGCGGAAGGCTCCTCGGCCGGCTCTTCGACACCCGGCGCTTCGCCGCCGTCGAGGAGCGCCTCGCCGCACTGCGCCGGACGGCCGGGACACAGGTGCTCGCCGGTGACGAACGGCTGCTGACCCTCGCGCACCGGATGGCCGAAGCCGCGGGCACGGCCGCCGACGACTGGCCGCTGCCCGCCGACCGGCCGGGCGAACCGGGCCTCGCGGAGGCCGTCCTGCAGTGGGCCGCGGTGGCCCGCAGCGGAGCAGGCGAACGGCTCGACATCGCTCGGGCCGCGCTGTCCGCGGCGGAGAGCCGGCAGGCCGCGGCCCGGACCGCGCTCGACGACCAGCGCGACCTGGCCAGGCTTCAGGAGCGGTTCGAGCAGACGCGCCGCCGCGCCGACGAGCTGGCGAACCGCCGGAGCGAGCGCGAGGAGCTGCGCGCCAGGCTGGACCGGGCGCGCCGGGCGGAGCGGGTCGCCGACGCGCTGGCACGGCGCGACGACGCGGTCCGGGAGCACCGCGAGGCCGTCGGCGCCCGGGAGCGCGCCCGGCGCGAGCTCCCCGCGGAGCTGGCCGAAGCGGGCGCGGACCAGCTGTCCGCGCTGGAGCGCAGGCTCCGCCAGGACCTCGGGGCGCTGGACGCGGCGCGGCGTGCCGAGCGGCGCAGCGCGGAGATCACAGCCGAGCGCGCGGGCCTGGACCGCCAGGCGCACGCGGACGACGAGGTGATCCGCGAAGCGGCCCGCTGGCTGGCCGACTGGGACACCGTCATCCGCCGCTGCCAGGACCGCATCGAGGCCGCGCAGGAAGCGGCGAACCGTGCCGAGCAGCTGGCAGGACAGCTCGAACCGGCCCGCCGCCGGCTGGAGGCGGCCCGCGCCCGCGACCGGCTCAGCACCGACGCGGCGGCTGCGGAGGGGCGGCTGAACGCCGCGCGCGAGCGGGCGAACGCCGCCCACGAGACCTGGCTGGACCTGAGGGAGCGCCGGCTGCGCGGTGTCGCGGCCGAGCTGGCGGCCGGACTGCTGGACGGCGAGCCCTGTGCGGTGTGCGGCGCGGCTGAGCACCCGGCGCCCGCCAGGCCCGGGGCGGGGCACGTGGACCGCGCCGCGGAGGAGGCGGCGTACGAGACGCACACCCGCGCCGACGAGGTCCGTGCCGAGGCGGAGCACGCCCTCGGCGCCGTCCGCGAGGCGGTCGCGGAAGCACGGGCGGGGGCGGGCAGCGCCACCGCCGCTGAACTGGCCCGTCTCGTGGACGAGTTGCAGCGCGCCCACGCCGAGGCGCACAGTACGGCCGCCGGGATGCACGCCGCCCGGGAGGAGCGCGCCCGGGCCGAGCGCGAACACACCGGGCGGACCGCCGCCCAGCAGCAGGCCGAGCGCCGCTCGGCGGCCCGGACCTCGCAGCGCGAGGCGCTGGAGCGGGAGCAGGCCGCGATCGAGGAGGAGCTGGTGCGGGCGCGCGGCGGTGCGGGCAGCGTCGCCGACCACGCAACGCTGCTCAAGCACCGGATGGGGTTCCTGGACCGGGCGGCCGACGCCGTACGCACGGTCGACACCACCGCCCAGCGGCTCAAGGAGGCCGACGACCGGCTCGCCGACGCTGCCTTCCGGGCCGGGTTCGACACCCCCCAGGCGGCCGCCGCCGAACTGACCGGTGACAGCGAACAGCGCAGCCTGCAACAGCGCCTGGACGCCTGGCAGGCCGAGGAGGCGGCCCTCGCCGAGCGCCTCGCCGAGCAGGACGCGGCCGACGCGGCCGGTCGCCCGCCGGCCGACCCCGGCCGCGCCCGGGCGGAGTTCGACACCGCCGAGCGCGCCTTCCTGGAGGCGTCGTCGGTACTGGACGCCGCAGCCCAGCGCTGCACCGCGCTCCGGCGGCTCTCCGGGCAGGCCGCCGACGAGCTGACCGGCCTCGGTCCGCTGCGCACCGAGTACGACAGAGTGGCCCGCCTCGCCACCCTCACCGCCGGCACATCGGCCGACAACGAACGGAAGATGCGTCTGGAGTCGTACGTCCTGGCCGCGCGTCTGGAGCAGGTCGCCGCCGCGGCCACCGTCCGGCTGCAGACCATGTCGGGCGGGCGCTACACCCTGGTCCACTCCGATGCCAGAGCGGGCGGCCGGGGCCGCTCCGGGCTCGGGCTGCACGTGCTGGACTCCTGGACCGGCCGGGAGCGCGACACCGCGACCCTGTCCGGGGGCGAGACGTTCTTCGCGTCACTCGCCCTCGCGCTGGGCCTGGCCGACGTGGTCACCGACGAAGCGGGCGGCATCCGGCTGGACACGCTCTTCATCGACGAGGGGTTCGGAAGCCTGGACGACCAGACGCTGGACGACGTGCTCGACGTCCTGGACTCCCTGCGTGAACGCGACCGCAGCGTCGGCATCGTCAGCCATGTCGGCGACCTGCGCCGCCGGATCCCGGCCCAGCTGGAGATCGTCAAGGAGCAGAGCGGCTCGGCGGTCCGGCACCACTCGGCGGGAGCCTCCCGCTGA
- a CDS encoding DUF885 domain-containing protein, protein MSQIPSSPLPRQVADAYVDSLIALDPITGTYLGVRESSRGLPDFSPAGQAALAALARTTLAELDAAERRPGGDSDAERRCGRLLRERLNAELAVHEADEALRAVSNIHSPAHAVREVFTVTPAETEEDWSAVAERLGGVPAALDGYRESLALGLERGLLGGPRPTETFIGQLSEWAGSGAEGTGWFEKFAAAGPDSLRKELDSAARAATGAVASLRDWMRDVYAPAVEDAPDTVGRERYARWSRYFNGTDLDLDEAYAYGWSEYHRLLTEMKTEAEKILPGAGPWEALAHLDEHGTHIEGVDEVQKWLQGLMTEAMDALDGTHFELADRVRKVESRIAPPGGAAAPYYTPPSEDFSRPGCTWLPTMGENRFPVYDLVSTWYHEGVPGHHLQLAQWVHVADQLSRYQASVGMVSANAEGWALYAERLMDELGFLPDAERRLGYLDAQMMRACRVIVDIGMHLELEIPADAPFHPGERWTPELAQEFFGNHSGRPADFVESELIRYLSMPGQAIGYKLGERAWLLGRENARKAHGDSFDAKAWHMAALSQGSLGLDDLVDEISKL, encoded by the coding sequence ATGTCACAGATTCCCAGCAGCCCCCTGCCCCGTCAGGTCGCCGACGCCTACGTCGACTCCCTGATCGCTCTCGACCCGATCACCGGCACCTATCTCGGAGTGCGCGAGAGCTCCCGCGGTCTCCCCGATTTCTCCCCCGCCGGGCAGGCCGCCCTCGCCGCCCTCGCGCGGACGACGCTGGCCGAACTCGACGCGGCGGAGCGCCGGCCGGGCGGGGACAGCGATGCCGAGCGGCGCTGCGGCAGGCTGCTGCGCGAGCGGCTCAACGCCGAACTGGCCGTCCACGAGGCCGACGAGGCGCTGCGCGCCGTCAGCAACATCCACTCCCCGGCCCATGCCGTGCGCGAGGTGTTCACCGTGACACCGGCAGAGACCGAGGAGGACTGGTCGGCGGTCGCCGAGCGGCTCGGCGGGGTGCCCGCCGCGCTCGACGGGTACCGCGAGTCCCTGGCCCTCGGGCTCGAACGCGGGCTGCTGGGCGGTCCGCGCCCCACCGAGACCTTCATCGGCCAGCTCTCGGAGTGGGCCGGGTCCGGCGCGGAAGGCACCGGCTGGTTCGAGAAGTTCGCCGCCGCGGGCCCGGATTCGCTGCGCAAGGAGCTGGACTCCGCGGCCCGCGCCGCGACCGGCGCCGTGGCCTCGCTGCGCGACTGGATGCGCGATGTCTACGCGCCGGCGGTCGAGGACGCACCGGACACGGTCGGCCGCGAGCGGTACGCCCGCTGGTCGCGCTACTTCAACGGCACCGACCTGGATCTGGACGAGGCGTACGCGTACGGCTGGTCCGAATACCACCGGCTGCTGACCGAGATGAAGACCGAGGCCGAGAAGATCCTGCCGGGCGCCGGGCCGTGGGAGGCGCTGGCGCACCTGGATGAACACGGCACCCACATCGAGGGCGTGGACGAGGTCCAGAAGTGGCTCCAGGGGCTGATGACGGAGGCGATGGACGCGCTCGACGGCACCCACTTCGAACTCGCCGACCGGGTACGGAAGGTCGAGTCCCGCATCGCACCGCCCGGCGGCGCCGCAGCCCCGTACTACACGCCCCCGTCCGAGGACTTCTCGCGCCCCGGATGCACTTGGCTGCCGACCATGGGCGAGAACCGCTTCCCGGTGTACGACCTGGTCTCCACCTGGTACCACGAGGGCGTCCCCGGGCACCATCTCCAGCTGGCGCAGTGGGTGCACGTCGCGGACCAGCTCTCCCGCTACCAGGCGAGTGTCGGCATGGTCAGCGCCAACGCGGAGGGCTGGGCGCTCTACGCCGAGCGCCTCATGGATGAGCTCGGCTTCCTGCCGGACGCGGAGCGCAGGCTCGGATATCTGGACGCGCAGATGATGCGCGCCTGCCGCGTGATCGTGGACATCGGTATGCACCTGGAGCTGGAGATCCCGGCCGATGCGCCGTTCCACCCGGGTGAGCGCTGGACGCCGGAGCTGGCGCAGGAGTTCTTCGGGAACCACAGCGGGCGGCCCGCCGATTTCGTGGAGAGCGAGCTCATCCGCTATCTGTCGATGCCGGGCCAGGCCATCGGATACAAGCTGGGCGAGCGTGCCTGGCTGCTGGGCCGGGAGAACGCCCGCAAGGCGCACGGTGACTCGTTCGACGCCAAGGCCTGGCACATGGCCGCGCTGTCACAGGGGTCCCTGGGGCTCGACGACCTGGTGGACGAGATTTCGAAGCTGTAG
- a CDS encoding exonuclease SbcCD subunit D → MRILHTSDWHLGRSFHRVGLLDAQAAYLDHLVATVREREVDAVLVAGDVYDRAVPPLAAVELFDRALHRLADAGVATVMISGNHDSARRLGVGAGLIRLAGIHLRTDPADCATPVILSDRHGDVALYGLPYLEPALVRDELKAVRAGHEAVLTAAMDRVRADLAGRAPGTRSVVLAHAFVAGGEPSDSERDITVGGVAAVPAGVFSGVDYAALGHLHGSQTLTERVRYSGSPLAYSFSEAAHRKTMWLIDLGPAGEIDAERIDCPVPRRLARIRGRLDALLEDPALERHEESWVEATLTDPVRPTEPMARLTARFPHTLSLVFEPDRSTGDPLPSYAQRLRGRTDQQIAEDFVAHVRGGSGPDAAERGVLSGAIDDVRVDDGANEVPR, encoded by the coding sequence TTGAGGATCCTGCACACATCTGACTGGCACCTGGGCAGGTCCTTCCACCGCGTCGGCCTCCTCGACGCCCAGGCCGCGTACCTGGACCACCTGGTGGCGACCGTACGGGAGCGCGAGGTGGACGCGGTCCTGGTGGCCGGGGACGTCTACGACAGGGCGGTACCCCCGCTCGCCGCCGTTGAGCTCTTCGACCGGGCGCTGCACCGGCTCGCGGATGCGGGCGTCGCGACGGTGATGATCTCGGGCAACCACGATTCGGCCCGCAGACTCGGAGTGGGCGCGGGTCTCATCCGGCTGGCCGGAATACATCTGCGCACCGATCCGGCGGACTGCGCCACCCCGGTGATCCTCTCCGACCGGCACGGCGATGTGGCGCTCTACGGGCTGCCGTACCTGGAACCGGCCCTGGTCCGCGACGAGTTGAAGGCGGTCAGGGCGGGGCACGAAGCCGTGCTGACCGCCGCGATGGACCGGGTGCGCGCGGACCTCGCGGGCCGGGCCCCCGGCACCCGCTCCGTGGTCCTGGCGCATGCCTTCGTCGCCGGGGGAGAGCCCAGCGACAGTGAGCGCGACATCACCGTCGGCGGGGTGGCCGCCGTACCGGCCGGAGTCTTCTCCGGCGTCGACTACGCGGCACTCGGCCATCTGCACGGCAGCCAGACGCTCACCGAGCGGGTCCGCTACTCGGGCTCCCCGCTCGCCTACTCCTTCTCCGAGGCCGCCCACCGCAAGACGATGTGGCTGATCGACCTCGGCCCCGCCGGGGAGATCGACGCCGAGCGGATCGACTGCCCCGTCCCCCGCCGGCTCGCCAGGATCCGCGGCCGTCTTGACGCGCTGCTGGAGGACCCGGCGCTGGAACGGCACGAGGAGTCCTGGGTGGAGGCCACACTCACCGACCCGGTGCGGCCCACCGAGCCGATGGCCCGGCTGACCGCGCGCTTCCCGCACACGCTCAGCCTGGTCTTCGAGCCGGACCGGAGCACCGGGGACCCGCTCCCCTCCTACGCCCAGCGCCTCAGGGGACGCACCGACCAGCAGATCGCGGAGGACTTCGTGGCCCATGTACGGGGCGGATCGGGACCCGACGCGGCGGAGCGGGGGGTCCTCTCCGGTGCCATCGACGACGTACGCGTCGACGACGGGGCGAACGAGGTGCCGCGATGA
- a CDS encoding PLP-dependent aspartate aminotransferase family protein, producing the protein MESDAPTTSRTLATEAVHAGREDLAGLGLHAVPIDLSTTYPSYDSRQEAARLDEFAATGARPQGAPVYARLDNPTTARFETALARLEGAESAVAFASGMAALSAVLLARASQGLRHVVAVRPLYGCSDHLLTAGLLGTEVTWTDPAGVADAIRPGTGLVMVETPANPTLAEIDIRALAHSCGAVPLLVDSTFATPVLQRPLEHGARIVLHSATKYLGGHGDVLAGVVACDEDFARVLRQLRFATGGVLHPLSGYLLLRGLSTLPVRMRAAAGTAAELSRRLAADPRVAAVHYPKLGGAMVAFEVHGDPHRVIAGVRLITPAVSLGSVDTLIQHPASISHRIVAEGDRRSAGVSEQLLRMSVGLEDVDDLWADLDGALSGRPARSARTAVHAEGPTAGRVPAGRARASSPAAR; encoded by the coding sequence ATGGAATCCGATGCCCCGACCACATCCAGGACCCTGGCCACCGAAGCTGTGCACGCCGGACGCGAAGACCTCGCCGGTCTCGGCCTGCACGCCGTCCCGATCGATCTTTCGACGACGTACCCCTCGTACGACAGCAGGCAGGAGGCGGCCAGGCTCGACGAGTTCGCCGCCACCGGCGCCCGCCCGCAGGGGGCGCCGGTCTACGCCAGGCTCGACAACCCCACCACCGCACGTTTCGAGACGGCGCTCGCCCGGCTGGAAGGAGCCGAGAGCGCGGTGGCCTTCGCCAGTGGAATGGCCGCGCTCAGCGCGGTGCTGCTCGCCCGCGCGAGCCAGGGGCTGCGCCATGTTGTCGCGGTGCGCCCGCTGTACGGGTGCAGCGACCATCTGCTCACCGCGGGGCTGCTCGGCACCGAGGTGACCTGGACCGACCCGGCGGGCGTCGCCGACGCGATCCGTCCGGGGACCGGCCTGGTGATGGTCGAGACGCCGGCCAATCCGACCCTCGCGGAAATCGACATCCGGGCGCTGGCGCACTCCTGTGGTGCGGTGCCGCTGCTCGTCGACAGCACCTTCGCGACCCCGGTCCTGCAACGGCCGCTGGAGCACGGGGCGCGGATCGTCCTGCACAGCGCGACGAAGTACCTGGGCGGGCACGGCGATGTCCTGGCCGGTGTGGTGGCCTGTGACGAGGACTTCGCACGGGTGCTGCGGCAGCTGCGCTTCGCGACGGGCGGTGTCCTGCACCCGCTGTCCGGCTACCTGCTGCTGCGCGGTCTTTCGACCCTGCCGGTCAGAATGCGGGCCGCCGCCGGGACGGCCGCTGAGCTGTCCCGCCGACTGGCCGCCGACCCGAGGGTCGCGGCGGTCCATTATCCGAAGCTGGGCGGCGCCATGGTGGCCTTCGAGGTGCACGGCGATCCGCACCGGGTGATCGCGGGCGTACGGCTGATCACCCCGGCCGTCAGCCTCGGCAGCGTCGACACTCTCATCCAGCATCCCGCCTCCATCAGCCACCGCATTGTGGCCGAGGGAGACCGGCGGTCCGCAGGCGTGAGCGAGCAGTTGCTGCGGATGTCGGTGGGTCTGGAGGACGTGGACGATCTCTGGGCGGACCTGGACGGGGCGCTCAGTGGCCGCCCTGCTCGCTCGGCCCGTACGGCAGTTCACGCGGAAGGCCCGACGGCAGGTCGTGTGCCGGCCGGGCGTGCGCGGGCGTCGTCGCCAGCCGCGCGGTGA
- a CDS encoding GNAT family N-acetyltransferase produces MTDVNPAKSARRPHHWRRDLIELAALFTAVALADAVANLVAHGPDGPVLLIAAAVALVGTAAFHLWWAQRHSHAPPPRRSGASGPAATSGVPRDEPVLGASDSAAHEMGRSETVLWRMRTTVRDEPGSLAALCTALARHQVDILTLQTHPLADGTVDEFLLRAPASFQSRQLGHEVAAAGGHDTWIERADAHDLVDTPTRVLGLATRTALDAAELPLALRQLLGRCTIHSLPPVSVGGAPAEDSAPDEGVLEERVMRLRDPSGGTITVERPHLPFTPTEFARARALIELDARLGPRMPRSQDVFTLPEGNEITVRRAGPDDAEAARAMHDRCTDRTLGLRYHGPVGDADRYLGHLLSPRFGRTLAVQTASGRVVGLGHLLWDGDETEVALLVEDAWQRRGIGSELLGRLVQLAEETGCESVYAVTQASNTGMVAAMRGLGLPLDYQIEEGTLVITARLATTPAHARPAHDLPSGLPRELPYGPSEQGGH; encoded by the coding sequence ATGACCGATGTGAATCCCGCGAAGAGCGCCCGCCGCCCGCACCACTGGCGACGGGACCTGATCGAACTGGCCGCCCTGTTCACCGCCGTCGCGCTCGCCGATGCCGTAGCCAATCTCGTCGCTCACGGGCCCGACGGCCCCGTTCTCCTGATCGCCGCCGCGGTGGCGCTCGTCGGCACGGCGGCGTTCCACCTGTGGTGGGCCCAGCGCCACAGCCACGCGCCACCTCCCCGGCGGTCGGGCGCGAGCGGCCCTGCCGCCACGTCCGGTGTGCCCCGCGACGAGCCCGTACTCGGCGCCAGCGACAGCGCCGCGCACGAGATGGGGCGGTCCGAGACCGTGCTGTGGCGGATGCGGACGACCGTACGGGACGAGCCCGGCAGCCTGGCCGCGCTGTGCACGGCGCTGGCCCGTCACCAGGTCGACATCCTGACGCTCCAGACGCACCCGCTCGCCGACGGCACGGTCGACGAGTTCCTGCTGCGCGCGCCCGCCTCCTTCCAGTCCCGGCAGCTCGGCCACGAGGTCGCCGCGGCAGGCGGGCACGACACCTGGATCGAGCGCGCGGACGCCCACGACCTGGTCGACACACCGACCCGCGTCCTGGGCCTCGCCACCCGCACCGCCCTGGACGCCGCCGAACTTCCCTTGGCGCTTCGCCAGTTGCTCGGCCGTTGCACCATCCACTCGCTGCCCCCGGTGTCGGTCGGCGGCGCACCCGCCGAGGATTCCGCACCCGACGAGGGCGTGCTGGAGGAGCGGGTGATGCGGCTGCGCGATCCCTCCGGCGGCACGATCACAGTCGAACGGCCCCATCTGCCGTTCACCCCGACGGAGTTCGCGCGCGCCCGGGCCCTCATCGAACTCGACGCGCGCCTGGGCCCGCGGATGCCCCGCAGCCAGGATGTCTTCACCCTCCCCGAGGGCAACGAGATCACCGTCCGCAGGGCGGGGCCCGACGACGCCGAGGCGGCCAGGGCGATGCACGACCGGTGCACCGACCGGACCCTTGGCCTGCGCTACCACGGCCCTGTGGGCGACGCGGACCGCTATCTCGGCCATCTGCTGAGCCCTCGCTTCGGCCGTACCCTCGCCGTGCAGACGGCTTCAGGACGCGTCGTCGGCCTCGGCCACCTCCTGTGGGACGGCGACGAGACCGAGGTCGCGCTGCTCGTCGAGGACGCCTGGCAGCGCCGCGGTATCGGCTCCGAGCTGCTCGGACGGCTGGTCCAGCTGGCGGAGGAGACCGGGTGCGAGAGCGTGTACGCGGTGACGCAGGCGTCCAACACCGGGATGGTGGCGGCGATGCGCGGCCTGGGGCTGCCCCTCGACTACCAGATCGAGGAAGGCACCCTGGTGATCACCGCGCGGCTGGCGACGACGCCCGCGCACGCCCGGCCGGCACACGACCTGCCGTCGGGCCTTCCGCGTGAACTGCCGTACGGGCCGAGCGAGCAGGGCGGCCACTGA
- a CDS encoding GNAT family N-acetyltransferase, translating to MELTTADIMPGQAAMRAEIGPLLRALRPDLTETAFMAFAEEAHRQGLVFTAAYDSDGRCVGVATHRTLATSRGRLLFVDDLVTDSRVRSGGVGSLLMEELETRARRAGCTRIELDSGVANHGAHRFYHARRMVIAAHHFARDISPD from the coding sequence GTGGAACTGACAACAGCCGACATCATGCCCGGACAGGCCGCCATGCGAGCCGAAATAGGCCCGCTCCTGCGGGCGTTGCGGCCGGATCTCACCGAGACGGCGTTCATGGCTTTCGCCGAGGAGGCCCATCGGCAGGGTCTTGTCTTCACCGCTGCCTACGACTCGGACGGGCGGTGTGTGGGCGTGGCGACGCACCGGACGCTGGCGACGAGCCGCGGCCGTCTGCTGTTCGTCGACGACCTGGTCACCGACTCGCGGGTGCGGTCGGGTGGCGTCGGAAGCCTGCTGATGGAGGAACTGGAGACGCGGGCCCGGCGCGCCGGCTGCACCCGGATCGAACTCGACTCGGGGGTGGCCAATCACGGCGCCCACCGCTTCTACCACGCCCGCCGCATGGTGATCGCGGCCCACCACTTCGCCCGGGACATCAGCCCGGACTGA
- a CDS encoding Lrp/AsnC family transcriptional regulator, giving the protein MAESVVLDPVDLHLLRLLQNDARTTYRELAAEVGVAASTCLDRVARLRRSGVVLGHQLRLDPAKLGRGLEALLSVQVRPHRRELVGPFVERIRGLPESRALFHLTGPDDYLVHVAVADTADLQRLVLDEFTAHREVARVETRLIFQQWDCGPLLPPA; this is encoded by the coding sequence ATGGCCGAATCTGTCGTACTCGACCCGGTCGATCTGCATCTGCTCCGCCTGCTGCAGAACGACGCCCGGACCACGTACCGGGAACTGGCCGCCGAGGTCGGGGTCGCCGCGTCGACCTGCCTCGACCGGGTGGCCCGGCTGCGCCGCTCCGGAGTGGTCCTCGGCCATCAGCTGCGGCTCGACCCGGCGAAACTGGGGCGCGGTCTCGAAGCGCTGCTCTCGGTGCAGGTACGGCCGCACCGCCGGGAGCTGGTCGGCCCGTTCGTGGAGCGGATCCGGGGACTGCCCGAGTCGCGGGCCCTCTTCCATCTGACGGGGCCGGACGACTACCTGGTGCATGTGGCGGTGGCGGACACCGCGGACCTGCAGCGCCTGGTCCTGGACGAGTTCACGGCCCACCGCGAGGTGGCCCGGGTGGAGACCCGGCTGATCTTCCAGCAGTGGGACTGCGGGCCGCTGCTGCCACCGGCCTGA
- a CDS encoding NADPH:quinone reductase yields MHAAYIEQLGTPDVIRYGELPQPLPGPTDVLIDLLATTVNPVDTFVRSGAFRTPVGFPFVIGRDLVGRVSALSTAGSGAPGFAVGDLVWSNSLGHGGRQGAAAEQVVVAADRLYHLPDGVDPYEAVAVVHPAATAYLALFTHGRIRAGETVVVAGAAGNVGSALVLMAVRAGARVVATAGARDAGYCRSLGASEVLDYRDPDLFQRIRAVTPHGVDLYLDTAGENDLTNAVDLMALRGRIVLLAGARSRPVLPAGPLYMKDCSVVGFVISHATAAELAEAAVTVNGFLSEARLRPRATETLPLSSAAETHRRMEAGRLHGRRAVLRPDH; encoded by the coding sequence ATGCATGCCGCCTACATAGAACAGCTCGGCACACCGGACGTCATCCGCTACGGAGAGCTGCCGCAGCCCCTGCCCGGCCCCACCGACGTACTCATCGATCTGCTGGCCACCACGGTCAATCCGGTGGACACCTTCGTCCGTTCCGGAGCCTTCCGCACCCCCGTCGGCTTCCCGTTCGTGATCGGCCGGGACCTGGTCGGCAGGGTCTCCGCTCTCTCCACGGCCGGTTCGGGAGCACCGGGCTTCGCGGTGGGCGATCTGGTGTGGAGCAACAGTCTCGGCCACGGTGGCCGGCAGGGGGCCGCCGCCGAGCAGGTCGTGGTGGCGGCGGACCGGCTCTACCACCTGCCCGACGGTGTCGATCCGTACGAGGCGGTGGCCGTGGTGCACCCCGCCGCGACGGCCTATCTCGCCCTGTTCACCCACGGCAGGATCCGCGCCGGTGAGACGGTCGTCGTCGCCGGAGCCGCGGGGAACGTCGGGAGCGCGCTGGTGCTCATGGCCGTACGGGCAGGTGCCCGGGTCGTCGCCACCGCCGGGGCGCGGGACGCCGGGTACTGCCGCTCGCTCGGCGCCTCGGAGGTCCTGGACTACCGGGATCCCGACCTCTTCCAGCGCATCCGGGCCGTCACACCGCACGGCGTGGACCTCTACCTCGACACCGCGGGCGAGAACGATCTGACGAACGCCGTCGATCTGATGGCGCTCCGCGGCAGGATCGTGCTCCTCGCAGGGGCCCGGTCCCGGCCCGTCCTGCCGGCGGGACCGCTCTACATGAAGGACTGCTCGGTCGTCGGCTTCGTCATCTCCCACGCCACCGCGGCGGAGCTGGCCGAGGCCGCCGTCACCGTCAACGGTTTCCTCAGCGAGGCCCGCCTGCGGCCCCGCGCCACCGAGACCCTCCCGCTGAGCTCCGCGGCGGAGACCCACCGCCGGATGGAAGCCGGCCGGCTCCACGGCAGAAGGGCCGTCCTCCGCCCGGACCACTGA